In Lathyrus oleraceus cultivar Zhongwan6 chromosome 2, CAAS_Psat_ZW6_1.0, whole genome shotgun sequence, the DNA window catagttgtaagtatcaaagcaccgcctgaaaaggctctcttaacaacatacagaccctcatagtttggagtccacttgcccctagaatcaggcgcgaaagacaagactttcttgagcacgaggtcaccttctcggaacacacgaggcttgaccttcttatcaaaagctttcttcattctttgctgatataactaaccatggcacataaccgtcaatctcttttcttcaatcaaattcagctggtcataacgactctgaacccattcagcatcagtcaacttggcttccatcaagactctcattaatgggatctccacctctacagggagtacaacctctgatcttgacttagcgatcatatcgtcaaagtacacctcaatctccttgtgcatcatgtcatggaaaaagtgtagatgtttgattggctgcattgtatggtaaaacactagctggattctaatgtcttgactgatgtcatgacatgctgtggagatgtttgtttgactgcattgtatgttagaatacctagctgtactctgatgtcttggctgatgtcatgacattctgagtagtgtactgcaggattagctaatacaggattcattgaatgtcaaattggatgttatgacattcatccctgtcagcagatactgaggaatagaacaattggtgtcctgttagaactcagtatttattttcagtctcGTTATCCAGGGAataccagatctggcataaggcctactgtctgaatgtcaaactggatgttatgacattcatcattgacaacatatactgaacaataagcagattggttttctgctacatttcagtatgcaactcagtctgcttatcaagaggataacagacctgatgtaaggctctatgtgtgaatgtcaaattggatgttttgacatttattaatgtatgctgatactgaagtatagacagattggttctgtacagtacagcaaattgtacagtctgttttcaggaaaaacagacttagcatatggttaatgatttggaagtcaaactgaatgttgtgacattcattcctgacagcatatgctatattgtaggttgtttagtttttctgtttcagcatttttctcaggctaaaatccaggaaaccaacaaccaagctacaattaaggaacctaacaaatagcttatttgttagcacactaatatgtggaaattagttagaatcctatgtggcattatttgtggaggtcttgagatattttaggaactaaatatggagatattttaggaactaaatatggagatattttaggaactaaatatggagatattgtaggaactaaatatggagatattttaggaactaaaagattgaagaccttatttgtagcagaaagtttctgctgatgttgtaacagcaaagaagaagtttgctgcgatttttgaaggcccaaatccagttgggtgcttaggttataaatatcatattgtaacctagtttttgcaagcctcttagaatgaaaatttaggggtgtgtgtaaggtaaacctcccaatctgtgggaaggttaccatgtgtttctcagtgttcaaagctgagagtatttgtaactcaaagcctgtaggcaagagtgattatgtgcttgaacgaagctgtgaagcaagttcaagttgttttaacattacattgtatttgtagtgataggaatggaaactggaggtttctatctaggagttcctaggtatagattgcattgggtagggattaagtgaagagttgtaaacgggggagtttaactctgaattaatattgctgatagtggatcttcttcctggcttggtatgcccccagacgtaggtgagttgcaccgaactgggttaacaattgcttgtgttttttccttctgtctgttataactcagtctggttttagtctgtttatgaagggaataacagatatgacacatagcctgcagtctgaatgtaaaacagacactacgccaaaaatgacttttaacagcgcatcttagacagcgcttttaaaagaaagcgctgtctaaggttaaaattaaaataaaacacggaaaatgttccaaaaaaataatgaaagcgctgtctaagggggggtcttagacaacgctttctaaaagcgctgtctaagacccccccttagacagcgctttcagAAAGCGtttttaaatatagaccttagtcagcgcttttgataaagcgctgtctaaagtctttaaattaaaaaaaaattaaaaccaaaagcgctgtctaaggggggtttagaaagcgcttttaacACCACGCCTCTTCTAAATTCTAAAACCAACTTTTCCCTCAGCCGCGCTTGCTTTCCATTCGATCTCACCTCTTACTTACTTCCTTTTCCCTTTCCCATCTCATCGGTCAGTCTATTTCtccattttcatttcattatttctATTTATCATTCAATCAGTTTTAATCATCGTTTTCGCTTGGATCGGTCTCAATTTCTGGATAACCTAACAAAACAATCATCACAATCACCAACTCTGCATCTTCCGGCGACAGAATAAGCACCCGGCGAAGAACTATGTCGGCATTTGAAGCTCGAATCTCTCTCATATTCGCTCTCACTTCTCAATCCACCTCTCTCTCCCAGCGACGTAAATCTACTACTTATCTCTTCACGATTTATTTTCTGTTGAATCTTTGtgtttttttctttctcttttgtTCTTTTGATTTATTTACTTGATGCAGTTGTTGCCGATTTGGCTAACGAGACGGCTAAATACTTGTTTCCGAAAAGATTTGAAAGCCGCACTCTCGAAGAAGCGTTGATGACAGGTGCTTAATTTTCCTTCTCAATTATGCAACAATTTCTGATTATTATTTATATAATTTGTTGCTTTTTCTTGCATGTTAATTTAATTATTTTCGATGTAGTTCCTGATCTTGAGACTATCAAGTTCAAAGTTCTGAGTAGAAGGGACCGGTATGAGATTAGGGAAATGGAGGTATATTTATTCAATATTTATTATGCTTTTACAGTTCTAGTTCTGTTTGATTATATATAATTTATCAGTTCAATTCGTTTTTCTTTTTATTTCCAAGTGATTCCTTCATGTTTTCACTTGCTAAGAGTTTTTTCTTCGTCAAGAACCAAATTTTATTTCAATGGCTAAGCACGGGTTAAACCGAAGCAAATTCAAACTGGATTCTAATATAGAAATATCAGATGTATTAAGTTTCCTCATTCAATTTGTAGCTGTCAAAACCTGGAGTTGAGGGACTGTGCTTGACGGGTAATGCAAGTATACTTCATATTCTTAGCTAGTTGAATTGATATGCTACATTTATTCCTTCTGTGCCAAGATACTTACAAGTTGCAAGTGCTGGCTTAACACTTCCCTCCAATGCTAATTGAGGAGTGCTTTGCTATCACCAACAAACCATTTGGTCTTAGGAATGTGCTATCACTTGTGCCAAGATACTTTGTAAGTAGTTGTTTAAATGTTAATGGATTAGTTAGCGGGTGTGTTAGGGTGATAGTTAGGCCCAATAAAGCATGCTGCCTATAATAGAGAGGAGGGATTAGAGAGGGGAACATCTTATTAACCGAGTGTTTTAAGGCTTTTTGGCATTGGGAGGTGGTCAAACCTTCGAAGTTGTGTTTTGCCGTTGTTAAGTAATCAAAGGAATTCTTTCTCGTTTTTTGTAATAATACCAGTTGGTTCCTATTAATCTCACATACATTTACTTGATTATCTTTGCAGCCTTACTTTGTAGCAGAGGCTACAATGCCTGGGAAGAATGGGTTTGATTTCGGCGGTGCTTCTCAGTCATTTAATGTTCTTGCTGAATACCTTTTTGGTAAGGTAGTAATACAATTTAGAATCGACTCACATATGTGCATTTAAATATTTTGTTTACTGGGTTGTATTTGGTTACTGCATTTCTTGTTTTCCCCTTTCTATTTTGGAAGAAGTTATAGATGTGTGATGCTGTTTTGATGGTAGAATACAATGAAGGAAAAAATGGAAATGACTACACCTGTTCTTTACTACAGCTCCTCTCTGTAAACTTAATTAGGTTATTTAGCCATCTTGTGTATTTCTAAGTATTTTTAATTATTCTATTGTATTAATTGTTTTATGTTCTGTTATATTAATTGAACTTGGTTTTTCGATGGCATTAGAATTATGTTGCAAAGATAGTTGTAGTTGTTCCATACTCTAGACTTTGGGTTGTTTGATAGGTATCTAGGGTATCTTAAAATTGAGTTTCTTACTTCTAGAACAGGCTTCTGCTTTGAGGTTTGATGCTATTTTTATGAATCTAACTCTCTCCGCCTCtctgttttgttttttgtttttcaatattaatttttgtttttCTTTCTCTTATCGTACGTTATAGATTTGTATTTTCTACTGCTTTCACTGTGCCATTTAGTCTCAAATTTTTGGAGGTCATATCGTACGTTATTCGCAGTTTAAATATGGCAAAACTAATAAAGGCTTTATTTTGCCGCAATTTAATTGTAACAAAATATTTTATGAGGTCTTACTTGACGTTAGCTTAACTGAGATAAATTTTAGGCTATATATGGAAGTCTGTCTTGCACGCCCTTAAAGACGGTCCTGAGAATTTCTCATGTTTTTTTAAGCGATTTTGGATTAAGCTGTGAAAATGtgttttgattgatttttgaAGAATGGAGAAGCCAAATCTTGGAACACCGGCTGGGAAAGCGAAGTTGATGGGAACATTAAGTGGAATTGGTGGTGCAATGATCCTAACTTTATATGAAGGCAAAAGATTATTTAACTTATCATTGCACATTGACTTGCTGCAAAATGCTACATCAACAACACATCATTCCCCTGCTGGTTCTCATGTTTGGGGACTCATGCTAGCTTTAGGCACTGCTCTCAGTTTCTCATTATGGTTTATAACACAGGTAGCTTTAGGCAATGCTCTCAATTTCGaagtttttttgttttatattaCGGAAATTTTTAATGTTGATAATTTTGCAGAGACAAGCGGATGTGAACTCGTTGATGTTGTTATTGGCGTTGTTATGCCATTTGTTTCCGTTGCTGTTCACGTACAGCGCTGCTTCGGCTGAACTCACCGTAGAGCCTTCGCTGTATTTGTCGAGAGCTTCTAGCATTGTTATGCTGGTTGCGTATTTTGCTTACTTGATCTTTCAATTATGGACGCATAGGCAATTATTTGAAGCGGAAGATGTATGTTTTCTTAATTGAGGTGTATATGAGAATGTTTGAATTGTTAAAATTGTTGCGATTGTAATTTGTTATGCACTTTGTTGAACAGGAAGGGGAAGGTGAGAACAATGAAGCGGAAGAAGAGGCTGTGATTGGATTCTGGAGTGGATTTGCTTGGTTGGCTGGAATGACTGTGTTCATTGCTTTGTTGTCTGAATATGTGGTGGATACAATTGAGGTAATTCAACTAAATTGTTTAGATCTGATTTTGAAAGCTCAATTAAGCACTTGTTGAATAAGTGTTTATTATATAAGCAGTTATGTACTATGGATTTGTTTGAATTGATTATATCTACTGATATAAGTACTTGTAAGACTGTTTGATAGAGCTTATAGTAATGTTTCAACTTATTTTCATAAACTCTTCAGAATAGCTTATAATAACACCTTATAGCTTATATGAAAATAGCTTATAAAGTATTGTTAACAGGATGCATCAGATTCATGGGGTTTATCTGTGAGCTTCCTCAGCATAATCTTGCTTCCGATAGTTGGCAATGCGGCTGAACATGCAGGAGCAATCATTTTCGCTTTCAAGAACAAGCTGGTAAGAATTTACAGACTTATAATCAATTCTATACTCAATCCTTTCATCTAAGATATGATTAAATTCATATTTTCCAAGCTATAAAGTTGTTGAATTGAAAGGAAAAAAAATTATTCTAGTGAAGCTAAATTGATTTCATGATTGCAGGTCATTTCCTTAGGTGTTGCATTGGGCTCTTCCACTCAAATTGCCTATTTCCTTATTTTTAACCCGGCGTAATTAAGTCATGTATTTCTCCCATATTTCATTGGTGTGTGTCAATTTCTTTACTAATTTTGGCGACTCTTGTATGATGGTGCAGTGGCTATGTAATGCTGATAGATCTTCTCACAACCCTCGGTTAAGATTGAAGTATGTTCCTCTATTTATAATACCACTTTTAGTTGTTTCAGTATCAATGTTTCTCGAATCTCTTCAAACTCCAAGCATATAGTAACTTGCAGCTTTTTTCCGCATTTCTCCAACTTACCATCTATGTTAAGATTGGATTTTGCTGGAAATTTTCACTTACATTACCATGTAACTTATATATTCTTTTTCAGGGCTTTCTTTACATCTTTATACAAATGTTTGTCCAATGGTGCTAAAGCTGTTTTTCAAGTGTATCCTGAAAATAATGACCAGCGTGAATTGATTATGAATGCTGCAATGCATGCTGGGTTTGCTGGTGGCATAGTGGTGGATTTTCCACACAGGTATGTATAAATTTTGCAATAGTACTGGGGCATATGTAACTTGGGTATGTATAAATTTTGTTTCagtatatattttgatacatttaaggcaaaattggtttgaattggtatatatatatatttgttagccaaaaattggtagaaaaaaggccaaaatggcatatataaaatgtgataattgtctgtcaaaatctggttgaaaacaggtagaaattctggtttataaacctggaaaaaatgtggtttaaaacaaaagcttcaaaaattttcgtataccttagacagcgcttttgtaaaaagcgctgtctaagggggggggggggggggggattagacagcgctttaggcaaaagcgctgtctaaggggggggcttagacagcgctttttgaaaagcgctgtctaaggtatacctaaaaaaattaaaataggagggtcttagaaagcgcttttggccaaagcgctgtctaaggggggggcttagacagcgcttttaagatttaaaaaagcgctgtctaaacctttagcagcggaggtttagacagcgctttaaagcgctgtctaaggctaaaaaaagcgctgtctaaggtccCGTTTGTTGTAGTgagaatgttatgacattcaccattgactgctgatattgatggactggttggtctgttacagttcactcatctgtaatgttaggacaggtgatgttcaaaccaatgttgagacatcatgctgataactgggcaggataaataaacataaggggtatgtttgatctctactgtgtgtttgcactagatggacaaaattaggtgttcctccattctagggtgatatagaagcagatgtcgtgacatctgtgaacgtgtgcatattagtacagggtttaataactgtcttgcagtattagttacaatgttggatcagatgtcatgacttggagtagaacatctgaaatctgactgcaccagaatttcaaatggtatcagagcaggcatcctgttctgtttctggatgagatccatggatgatactttctggtatctgGCAAGAAGTTATGTTAGTACCAATGTTGGAACCTGTAGATGGTTCTGTggtttccctgaatggtcccttgaagtaggtggatggactattcatgacaggaactgtgtgcacctgcctctggagattggcaattggcctttgtgtgggacagctgtgcaagtattgaatcatattcaaacttggtatgttcttggaggttgatctgatgaagtgtgtgttcattggctgagttgtattatgatttccgctgcataatacctggcaaaactcaaactctgatgttgtttcccctcatgtggatgaaaggctgctgtattcaagatttcatcataatcttctgaagatgtcaaagatacttgagtctcatcaagtccactcttcatggtaagaatcacctgattactgattcttgtactctcatgggtagtgtatatgaagaccttgaagaccttcaaggatGGTTTGTTTCAAGGAGGTtaaactaatgttctatgtgatgttagaacatgttgttcaacaagtatgcagctactggttaAAGAGCAGATGCTTTTAGGAGTCAAACAAAGGAATACCTTGGTTTgaaacctactcctgacctggaagaggagacatctgtgtgtgctaagttgacaagggtagggtcaactgtgtgtatgctcaagaaggtcacttttagaagtctgatctctagaagtggagctggttgagatgtgacattgtgcaatcccTGCTGTGTGCCTTATTCCTGTAGACTGATCAaggttggatagttgttccctgaagtactatggtgtactggaagacaagtcccctggatgatagaagtcaataatggggtaacctgactgctattccatttaagaggattgagaccatgaatcttgttattcaaacaccacgatcagaagtggcagttctttcaaggagtgagaatatgaggattcagaggttggttgaggtagtatgctctggcaatgcatatctactattgactggtgttgtttttcattagtactt includes these proteins:
- the LOC127122883 gene encoding heme-binding-like protein At3g10130, chloroplastic encodes the protein MSAFEARISLIFALTSQSTSLSQRLVADLANETAKYLFPKRFESRTLEEALMTVPDLETIKFKVLSRRDRYEIREMEPYFVAEATMPGKNGFDFGGASQSFNVLAEYLFGKNTMKEKMEMTTPVLYYSSSLYLGYLKIEFLTSRTGFCFENGEAKSWNTGWESEVDGNIKWNWWCNDPNFI
- the LOC127122884 gene encoding vacuolar cation/proton exchanger 3, whose amino-acid sequence is MLIILQRQADVNSLMLLLALLCHLFPLLFTYSAASAELTVEPSLYLSRASSIVMLVAYFAYLIFQLWTHRQLFEAEDEGEGENNEAEEEAVIGFWSGFAWLAGMTVFIALLSEYVVDTIEDASDSWGLSVSFLSIILLPIVGNAAEHAGAIIFAFKNKLVISLGVALGSSTQIAYFLIFNPA